In a genomic window of Parus major isolate Abel chromosome 26, Parus_major1.1, whole genome shotgun sequence:
- the KLHDC8A gene encoding kelch domain-containing protein 8A has protein sequence MELPSTKDFHWKRLAPLPSRRVYSTLVEAGGQVFAVGGCDDNGVPVDSFEVYSPEADRWTPLPAMPTARAGVAVTVLGKRIMVIGGVGADQLPLKVVEMYNTDEGRWRKRSSLREAAMGISVTAKDYRVYAAGGMGSDLRPHNFLQHYDVLKDIWVSLAAMPTPRYAATSVLRGTKIYVLGGRQSKYAVNAFEVFDTDTRSWTKFPSIPNKRAFSSFVATEEKLFSLGGLRQGRLYRQPKFMRTVDVFDLEQGGWMKMERSCYLKKRRADFVAGYLRGRVVVAGGLGEPLELQKPFKNLWELSSRERETPQERETSRERETSRERETSWERETPQERETSWERETPQERETSQERETSWERETSWERGDIPGKGDIPGKGDIPDAIRSSEDAVQSSEVTFWSSEDAVWSPENTVRSSRDAVRSYEVAIWSSKDTVQSPENTIRSSEVTVRSSEDPVQSSENAVWSSEVTIQSSEVAVQSSEVAVWSSEVAVRCSEVAVWSFEVAVRSSEDPVRPPRTRRGQREPRPGSGSFSLLFQKSWGAGPSSHSWE, from the exons ATGGAGCTGCCCAGCACCAAAGACTTCCACTGGAAGCGCCTGGCCCCGCTGCCGAGCCGCCGGGTGTACTCCACGCTGGTGGAGGCGGGCGGGCAGGTCTTCGCCGTGGGCGGCTGCGACGACAACGGCGTCCCCGTGGATTCCTTCGAGGTTTATTCCCCCGAGGCCGACCGGTGGACACCACTGCCCGCCATGCCCACGGCCAGGGCCGGCGTGGCCGTCACCGTGCTGGGCAAGAGGATCATGGTGATTGGCGGCGTGGGCGCTGACCAGCTGCCGCTGAAGGTGGTGGAGATGTACAACACGGATGAAGGGCGCTGGAGGAAGCGCAGCTCGCTGCGGGAGGCGGCCATGGGCATCTCAGTGACAGCCAAAG ATTACAGGGTGTACGCCGCGGGCGGGATGGGCTCGGACCTGAGGCCCCACAACTTCCTGCAGCACTATGACGTGCTCAAGGACAtctgggtgtccctggctgCCATGCCCACGCCCCGCTACGCGGCCACGTCTGTCCTGAGGGGCACCAAGATCTACGTGCTGG ggGGAAGGCAATCCAAGTACGCCGTCAACGCCTTCGAGGTCTTCGACACGGACACCCGGTCGTGGACCAAATtccccagcattcccaacaAAAGGGCCTTCTCCAGCTTCGTGGCCACTGAGGAAAAGCTCTTCAGCCTCGGGGGGCTGCGGCAGGGCCGGCTCTACCGGCAGCCCAAGTTCATGAGGACCGTGGACGTGTTTGATCTCGAGCAAG GTGGGTGGATGAAGATGGAGCGCTCCTGCTACCTGAAGAAAAGGCGAGCAGACTTCGTGGCCGGCTACCTGCGAGGCAGAGTTGTCGTGGCTGGGGGCCTGGGTGAGCCTTTGGAACTGCAGAAACCCTTCAAAAACTTGTGGGAATTGTCATCCCGAGAAAGGGAGACACCCCAGGAAAGGGAGACATCCCGGGAAAGGGAGACATCCCGGGAAAGGGAGACATCCTGGGAAAGGGAGACACCCCAGGAAAGGGAGACATCCTGGGAAAGGGAGACACCCCAGGAAAGGGAGACATCCCAGGAAAGGGAGACATCCTGGGAAAGGGAGACATCCTGGGAAAGGGGGGACATCCCAGGAAAGGGTGACATTCCAGGAAAGGGAGACATCCCG GATGCCATTCGGAGCTCTGAGGACGCCGTTCAAAGCTCTGAGGTCACCTTTTGGAGCTCCGAGGACGCCGTTTGGAGCCCTGAGAACACCGTTcggagctccagggatgccgTTCGGAGCTACGAGGTCGCTATTTGGAGCTCCAAGGACACCGTTCAGAGCCCAGAGAACACCATTCGGAGTTCCGAGGTCACTGTTCGGAGCTCCGAGGACCCCGTTCAGAGCTCTGAGAACGCCGTTTGGAGCTCTGAAGTCACCATTCAGAGCTCCGAGGTCGCCGTTCAGAGCTCCGAGGTCGCCGTTTGGAGCTCCGAGGTCGCCGTTCGGTGCTCCGAGGTCGCCGTTTGGAGCTTCGAGGTCGCCGTTCGGAGCTCCGAGGACCCCGTGCGGCCGCCGCGGACACGGCGGGGACAGAGGGAGCCACGGCCGGGATCCGGCTCCTTCTCCCTGTTATTCCAG AAATCCTGGGGAGCCGGGCCGAGCTCTCATTCCTGGGAATGA